The following are encoded together in the Thermococcus sibiricus MM 739 genome:
- the trmBL1 gene encoding HTH-type sugar sensing transcriptional regulator TrmBL1, protein MREEEIIKMLQKLGLTKYESLAYITLLKLGTSKATDLTKESGIPHTRIYDVLSSLHRKGFVDIMHGTPRMYKPVNPELVFEKLKEEIISDIDAIKGALLELYKSIHGEDIPEIWTIHGFENTLERVEYIVRSARREVLINTPLEFLTLLKEEVRKRKNIIFVIVSNFDEIPEWLNKENVILAKSGGAPWLMGTWIIGDIDYALFFGALPKDRRKEKFYSFWGKSPKLIQNYMHWFYTMYFDNSDLIKPVEYEKLKKPFEIANIRTLITILKQTQLPKNIEVIGHFVDTREEATIKGKVIDYEYTSLTANITLVDENGKEWKVGGLGSYFEDVEGEKFILLE, encoded by the coding sequence GTGAGGGAAGAAGAGATAATTAAAATGCTACAGAAGCTTGGTTTAACAAAATATGAGAGTTTAGCCTATATAACTCTTCTAAAATTAGGAACAAGCAAAGCCACTGATCTTACAAAGGAAAGTGGAATTCCCCACACGAGGATATACGATGTTCTAAGCTCTCTTCACAGAAAAGGATTCGTAGATATAATGCATGGCACCCCCAGAATGTACAAACCTGTAAATCCGGAACTTGTTTTTGAAAAATTGAAAGAAGAGATAATAAGCGATATTGATGCCATAAAAGGGGCCCTCTTGGAATTATATAAATCCATTCATGGTGAAGATATACCCGAAATTTGGACAATCCATGGATTTGAAAACACATTAGAACGGGTTGAGTATATAGTAAGAAGTGCCAGAAGAGAGGTTCTAATAAATACTCCCCTCGAATTCCTCACACTGCTCAAAGAAGAAGTTAGAAAAAGGAAGAATATCATCTTCGTGATTGTAAGTAACTTTGATGAAATTCCAGAGTGGTTGAATAAGGAGAACGTGATTCTAGCTAAAAGTGGAGGAGCTCCATGGTTAATGGGGACGTGGATTATTGGTGACATAGATTATGCACTATTTTTTGGAGCCCTTCCAAAAGATCGGAGAAAAGAAAAGTTTTATTCATTCTGGGGTAAATCTCCCAAACTAATCCAAAACTATATGCACTGGTTTTACACAATGTATTTTGATAATAGCGACTTAATAAAACCCGTTGAATATGAAAAACTCAAAAAGCCTTTTGAAATTGCCAATATAAGAACTCTAATAACTATTCTAAAACAAACCCAATTGCCTAAAAACATAGAGGTTATTGGTCATTTTGTTGATACCAGAGAAGAGGCCACAATCAAAGGTAAAGTGATAGACTATGAATACACATCCCTAACAGCCAATATAACCCTTGTAGATGAAAATGGAAAAGAATGGAAAGTAGGAGGATTAGGAAGTTACTTTGAGGATGTGGAAGGAGAAAAGTTTATCCTCCTCGAGTGA
- a CDS encoding glycogen/starch synthase yields MKILMLGFEYLPVKVGGLAEAITSIAETLTRIGNEVWVFTPSHGHIEGEKIFEMNIGIYGGKERIKVYERAQNGVRVFAFSSNLLDNKDVYGPGWEGMLGKAVQFGKASVGLLNYLIEKEGKPDVLHFHDWHTVFAATLIKKYFQLPATFTIHRLNKSKVPAHYFHEAHLRELAPYPDIDPEYVGAYIADVVTTVSRSYLWEEWDFYRNFEGKATYVYNGIACDFWNEELLENKDLPREERRRKILETLGLSDGITFMFIGRFDKGQKGVDTLLKAVENIAENNPSEFSKMRFLIIGKGDPELEKWAHVLGSRYPENIKVITKMLKREFTRELYGSVDFVIVPSYFEPFGLVQMEAMCLGAIPIGSAVGGIKDTIISLDEDEEKATGLLVPPRDPNALAGAILKMTQLREKDPELLSKMRKNGKRRSKEDFTWENACKRYIKAYRNDIDKAVEFLS; encoded by the coding sequence ATGAAAATATTAATGCTTGGATTTGAATACTTACCAGTAAAGGTTGGTGGACTTGCAGAGGCCATAACAAGCATTGCTGAAACTCTCACAAGGATTGGTAACGAAGTTTGGGTTTTCACACCTTCCCATGGTCACATTGAGGGAGAAAAAATATTTGAAATGAACATTGGAATTTATGGAGGAAAAGAGAGAATAAAAGTATATGAAAGGGCCCAAAACGGGGTTAGGGTTTTTGCATTTAGCAGTAATCTGCTGGATAACAAAGATGTTTATGGGCCCGGATGGGAAGGAATGCTTGGAAAAGCTGTGCAGTTTGGAAAAGCGAGCGTTGGACTTTTGAATTACTTAATAGAGAAAGAGGGAAAACCCGACGTTTTACATTTCCATGACTGGCATACTGTCTTTGCAGCCACTTTAATTAAAAAGTATTTCCAACTCCCCGCGACCTTTACAATTCATCGCCTCAACAAATCTAAGGTTCCAGCCCACTACTTCCACGAGGCCCATTTGAGAGAACTTGCACCATACCCCGATATAGACCCCGAATATGTTGGGGCATACATAGCAGATGTTGTTACTACTGTAAGCAGAAGTTATCTCTGGGAAGAGTGGGACTTTTATAGAAACTTTGAGGGAAAAGCTACCTATGTTTACAACGGAATAGCCTGTGACTTCTGGAATGAGGAGCTACTAGAAAACAAAGACTTGCCAAGAGAGGAAAGAAGAAGAAAAATCTTGGAAACCCTGGGATTAAGTGATGGAATTACATTCATGTTCATAGGCAGATTCGACAAAGGACAAAAAGGCGTTGATACACTCCTAAAGGCCGTTGAGAATATCGCTGAAAACAATCCCAGCGAATTTTCTAAAATGCGCTTCCTGATCATTGGAAAAGGTGATCCAGAACTTGAAAAATGGGCCCATGTATTAGGATCAAGGTATCCAGAAAACATCAAAGTAATAACCAAGATGTTAAAAAGAGAATTCACAAGAGAACTCTACGGAAGCGTTGATTTTGTAATAGTACCATCTTACTTCGAGCCTTTCGGCCTAGTACAGATGGAAGCTATGTGCTTGGGAGCAATACCCATAGGATCTGCTGTTGGAGGCATAAAGGATACCATAATAAGCCTAGATGAAGACGAAGAAAAGGCCACTGGTTTGCTAGTCCCACCAAGAGATCCAAACGCCCTTGCAGGAGCTATTCTAAAAATGACCCAGCTTAGAGAAAAAGATCCAGAGCTTCTTTCAAAAATGCGCAAGAATGGTAAAAGGCGGTCAAAAGAAGACTTCACCTGGGAAAATGCGTGTAAACGCTATATTAAAGCTTACAGAAATGATATAGACAAGGCGGTGGAGTTCCTAAGCTGA
- a CDS encoding HIT family protein, whose amino-acid sequence MNCPFCTPSEDVLVYENEFIRILIDSYPANRGHLLIVPKRHVEKLEELNEKEKLVLIEGIEMAIEKLKKVLEPDGFNIGVNYPTLTGGVS is encoded by the coding sequence ATGAACTGCCCTTTTTGCACTCCCTCTGAAGACGTCTTAGTGTATGAGAACGAATTCATTAGAATACTTATTGATTCATACCCTGCCAATAGAGGCCATTTACTCATAGTCCCAAAGAGGCACGTAGAAAAGTTAGAAGAGCTCAATGAAAAGGAAAAGCTTGTTCTGATAGAAGGAATAGAAATGGCTATTGAAAAACTCAAAAAAGTCTTAGAACCAGATGGGTTTAATATAGGAGTGAACTACCCCACTCTAACGGGTGGGGTTTCGTGA
- a CDS encoding YbaK/EbsC family protein, with the protein MSFKEIEEKAVKFRDERLWKKYHTPKNLAISLAIELGELLEHFQWETNEEILEKLNNTEIKEKIEDEIADIIIYLVLLAHELGIDLDKAVREKLKKNEEKYPAKEIRIEELIKELGGEIIEPKGEVKTVRQVVELLSIQPDQIIKSLLFIVNEKEPVLVIVDGSSKASLEKLSRIFGNIRMAKPKEVEQITGYKVGGIPPVGIPVKTVIDKKVVEKVFVIGGGGRVDRLSKLDPKKIVEFQKAEVLDISE; encoded by the coding sequence ATGAGTTTTAAAGAAATTGAAGAAAAAGCTGTGAAATTTAGGGATGAAAGGTTATGGAAAAAGTATCACACCCCAAAGAACCTTGCAATATCATTAGCGATCGAACTGGGAGAACTCTTGGAACATTTTCAATGGGAAACAAACGAGGAGATCTTAGAAAAGCTAAACAACACAGAAATAAAAGAGAAAATAGAGGATGAGATAGCAGATATAATAATTTACCTTGTTCTCTTGGCCCATGAACTTGGAATTGATCTAGATAAAGCTGTAAGAGAGAAGTTGAAGAAGAACGAAGAAAAATATCCTGCAAAAGAAATAAGAATTGAAGAACTCATTAAAGAGCTTGGAGGAGAAATAATAGAGCCCAAGGGAGAAGTAAAAACTGTAAGACAAGTCGTGGAGCTCCTTAGTATTCAGCCAGATCAGATAATTAAATCTCTGCTTTTCATTGTAAATGAAAAAGAACCAGTGCTGGTGATAGTTGATGGGAGTTCAAAGGCAAGTTTAGAGAAGCTTAGTAGGATTTTTGGAAATATTAGAATGGCAAAGCCTAAGGAAGTCGAGCAAATAACGGGCTACAAAGTCGGGGGAATTCCTCCAGTTGGGATTCCGGTGAAGACAGTAATTGACAAAAAAGTCGTTGAAAAAGTGTTTGTGATTGGTGGTGGAGGGAGGGTAGATAGGTTAAGCAAACTCGATCCAAAGAAAATTGTAGAATTTCAAAAGGCTGAGGTTTTAGATATTAGTGAATGA
- the iorA gene encoding indolepyruvate ferredoxin oxidoreductase subunit alpha: MEIANSQSSSLTPKIPNKKLLMGNEAIAYGALESGVSFATGYPGTPSTEVIETIARLNPEVFAEWAPNEKVALEEAASVAYTGLRALVTMKCVGLNVAADPLMSLAYSGVEGGLVILVADDPGPHTSQTEQDDRYYGKLALLPVLEPADVQEAHDLIKYAYELSEKYKVPVIFRTTTRVNHTTADVEVGEFITLDRKPKFNKDIPRYVRASMKGNLERHKWLNKTLKEIEDEFGDLGFNWVEGEGEIGIIAEGAPYNYVKEVVPKIGGGFKILKISTPHPLPRKLVVEFLKGVKKAIVVEDGAPFLEEEIKIVAYEEGIRVPIYGKRTEHLPLEGELTPRLVKNALLKLLGKGGERYLKPREVEGAENLAPSRPPTMCPGCPHRGSYRALLDALRELKFKKDELPIHGDIGCYALSLLPPLEAIWTEYVMGASISLANGQSIAMNKKIIATIGDSTFFHNGLQPLVDAVYKNLDVLVMILDNRTTAMTGHQPHPGTGGSETGRKFNEIDFEALVRALGVKYVKIVDPYDLKATKEAIKEAMQVKGPAVIIAKRECIIPVLRRGEIREIPVVIKDKCTGCKACALLTGCPALVFDEERGKISVDSLICTGCGLCEQLCPFDVIVYPSKK, encoded by the coding sequence ATGGAAATAGCTAATTCACAATCCTCAAGTCTTACTCCGAAAATACCAAATAAAAAACTTCTCATGGGAAATGAAGCTATTGCATATGGAGCACTGGAAAGTGGGGTCTCATTTGCAACAGGTTATCCGGGAACACCTTCTACTGAGGTAATTGAAACAATAGCAAGATTAAACCCCGAAGTTTTTGCTGAATGGGCCCCTAATGAGAAAGTGGCGCTTGAAGAGGCTGCCAGTGTTGCATATACAGGCCTTAGAGCCCTTGTGACCATGAAGTGCGTTGGTCTCAATGTTGCGGCGGATCCTCTAATGAGTCTTGCTTATTCTGGTGTTGAGGGAGGGTTGGTTATTTTGGTTGCTGACGATCCTGGGCCACACACATCTCAAACGGAGCAAGATGATAGGTATTATGGAAAGCTTGCTTTGTTACCTGTTTTAGAGCCTGCAGATGTTCAAGAGGCCCATGACTTGATAAAGTACGCATACGAGTTAAGTGAGAAGTACAAAGTCCCGGTTATTTTCAGGACAACTACTAGAGTGAACCACACTACAGCTGATGTTGAGGTTGGAGAGTTCATTACGCTTGATAGAAAGCCAAAATTCAACAAAGATATTCCAAGATACGTGAGGGCCTCAATGAAGGGTAACCTTGAGAGGCATAAGTGGTTAAATAAAACACTAAAGGAAATTGAGGATGAGTTTGGGGATTTGGGCTTTAACTGGGTTGAAGGAGAGGGTGAAATTGGAATTATAGCCGAAGGAGCCCCTTATAATTATGTAAAGGAGGTTGTTCCAAAGATTGGAGGGGGATTTAAAATTCTTAAGATTTCAACTCCCCATCCTCTGCCAAGAAAACTTGTCGTTGAGTTCTTAAAAGGGGTCAAAAAAGCGATAGTTGTGGAGGATGGTGCGCCGTTTCTGGAGGAGGAAATAAAGATAGTGGCTTATGAGGAAGGGATAAGAGTCCCTATATACGGCAAACGCACTGAACATTTACCTCTGGAAGGAGAACTAACTCCCAGATTGGTTAAGAACGCCCTCTTAAAACTCCTTGGCAAGGGAGGAGAGAGGTATTTAAAACCCAGAGAAGTCGAGGGGGCTGAAAACCTGGCTCCATCAAGGCCCCCTACAATGTGTCCCGGCTGTCCACATAGGGGCTCTTACAGAGCCCTGCTTGACGCTCTTAGGGAGTTAAAGTTCAAAAAGGATGAACTGCCGATTCATGGAGATATAGGATGTTATGCCCTCTCGTTACTGCCACCTCTGGAGGCTATATGGACAGAATACGTCATGGGAGCAAGCATAAGTTTGGCAAACGGTCAGAGCATAGCTATGAACAAGAAGATAATTGCAACAATAGGAGATTCGACGTTTTTCCACAATGGATTGCAACCACTGGTGGATGCAGTTTACAAGAACCTTGATGTCCTCGTAATGATTCTTGACAATAGAACCACGGCAATGACCGGACATCAGCCACATCCCGGAACTGGAGGGAGTGAAACAGGAAGAAAATTCAATGAAATAGACTTTGAGGCTCTTGTAAGGGCGCTGGGAGTAAAGTACGTGAAGATTGTTGATCCTTATGATCTAAAAGCCACAAAAGAGGCCATAAAGGAGGCCATGCAGGTCAAGGGCCCAGCGGTGATAATAGCAAAAAGGGAATGTATAATCCCAGTGCTTAGAAGGGGAGAAATCAGAGAAATTCCAGTGGTAATAAAAGACAAGTGCACAGGATGTAAGGCATGTGCCCTTCTAACCGGGTGCCCAGCGTTGGTATTCGATGAAGAAAGAGGGAAGATAAGTGTTGACTCTCTCATATGTACGGGCTGTGGACTATGCGAACAGCTCTGCCCGTTTGATGTGATTGTTTATCCCAGTAAAAAGTGA
- a CDS encoding DUF4152 family protein, with translation MRIVSADTGGALLDENYNPIGLIATAAVLVERPYKTAKLSIAKYSDPFKYDLSGRMALKDETFLALKLAKKVKPDVIHLDSTLGGIEIRKLDDPTIDALRISDRGKAIWHELSKDLQPLAKRFWEETGIEILAIGKESVAVRIAEIYAGIYSVKWGIEYAMKEGFVRIGLPRYMTIEINKEKILGKSLDSREGDLYGEISMEGKEFEWEIYPNPIARTFMVFEAKS, from the coding sequence ATGAGAATAGTTTCAGCAGACACCGGAGGAGCTTTGCTTGATGAGAATTACAATCCAATTGGCTTAATTGCCACTGCCGCTGTTCTTGTAGAGAGGCCATATAAAACGGCCAAACTCAGTATTGCAAAATATTCAGATCCCTTCAAATATGACCTTAGTGGAAGGATGGCATTGAAAGATGAGACTTTTTTAGCATTAAAACTTGCAAAAAAGGTTAAACCAGATGTTATCCATTTGGACTCTACTCTTGGGGGAATAGAGATTAGAAAGCTTGATGATCCTACAATAGATGCTTTGAGGATTTCAGATAGAGGAAAGGCCATATGGCATGAGCTCAGTAAAGACCTCCAACCGCTAGCAAAGAGATTCTGGGAAGAAACGGGAATTGAGATCCTAGCAATAGGAAAAGAAAGTGTTGCTGTTAGAATAGCAGAAATTTACGCCGGGATCTATTCGGTCAAATGGGGAATTGAATATGCAATGAAAGAGGGTTTTGTGAGGATTGGCCTCCCGAGGTATATGACTATTGAGATCAATAAGGAAAAAATTCTAGGAAAGAGTCTAGATTCGAGAGAAGGAGATCTCTACGGGGAGATTAGTATGGAGGGTAAAGAATTTGAATGGGAGATATACCCAAATCCAATTGCAAGAACTTTTATGGTATTTGAGGCAAAATCCTAA
- a CDS encoding diphthine--ammonia ligase encodes MRVAVLFSGGKDSTYALYWALKKGFEVKYLVSMYSENDESYMYHVPNIHLTELQAKAINIPFVKGFTKGEKEREVEDLKRVLEGLKIEGVVAGALASQYQKERVEKVAKELRINLFTPFWKVDPEKYMRTIIEEGFDVVIVGVSAYGLDEKWLGRRIDEKALEELKTLNKKYKVHIAGEGGEFETFVRDAPFFKAKVVFDDIEKIWDRYTSSGLLIVKKAHLEPKR; translated from the coding sequence ATGAGGGTTGCAGTACTTTTTTCTGGAGGAAAAGACTCAACGTATGCCCTTTATTGGGCCTTAAAAAAAGGTTTTGAGGTTAAATATCTTGTGAGTATGTATTCTGAGAATGATGAGAGTTATATGTATCATGTTCCCAACATACACCTGACAGAGTTACAGGCCAAGGCAATTAATATTCCTTTTGTGAAGGGGTTTACAAAAGGGGAAAAAGAGAGAGAAGTTGAAGACTTAAAACGGGTTCTTGAAGGTCTAAAGATAGAGGGGGTAGTTGCAGGAGCTCTTGCAAGTCAATACCAAAAAGAGAGGGTTGAAAAAGTCGCTAAGGAATTAAGAATAAATTTGTTTACTCCATTTTGGAAAGTAGATCCAGAGAAATACATGAGAACCATTATCGAAGAAGGGTTTGACGTAGTTATAGTTGGAGTTTCAGCTTATGGTTTAGATGAAAAATGGTTAGGGAGACGAATAGATGAAAAGGCTCTTGAAGAGTTGAAGACACTCAATAAAAAGTACAAAGTTCATATAGCTGGGGAAGGGGGGGAATTCGAGACTTTTGTTAGAGACGCTCCCTTTTTTAAGGCTAAAGTAGTATTTGATGATATTGAGAAAATATGGGATAGATATACCAGTTCAGGATTGCTCATAGTTAAAAAAGCTCACCTAGAGCCAAAAAGGTGA
- a CDS encoding inositol-3-phosphate synthase has translation MVRVLILGQGYVGSTFAVGVERIKKGELGYYGIPLKNELQEKVEDIEIVGSYDVDKNKIGKSVYDVVKNYWENHIPESLKNVIVRKGIHLRSLRNLPIEAEGLEDEMTLKEAVEKLVEEWKKSTPDVIINVCTTESFTPFGNKEKLIKAIEDNNKERLTASQVYAYAAALYAKEVGGAAFVNAIPTLIANDPAFVELAKENNLVIFGDDGATGATPLTADILSHLAQRNRYVKDIAQFNIGGNADFLALTDKERNKSKEFTKSSVVKELLGYDAPHYIKPTGFLEPLGDKKFIAMHIEYVSFNGAVDELIINGRINDSPALAGLLVDLARLGKIAVDKKEFGTIYEVNAFYMKNPGPVEKPNIPRIIAYEKMRMWAGLKPKWF, from the coding sequence ATGGTACGTGTGCTCATACTAGGTCAGGGATATGTGGGAAGTACTTTTGCTGTGGGTGTAGAGAGGATAAAAAAGGGAGAGCTTGGATATTATGGTATCCCTTTAAAAAACGAGCTTCAAGAAAAAGTTGAAGACATCGAGATAGTCGGTAGTTATGATGTGGACAAAAATAAAATTGGAAAATCTGTTTATGACGTGGTTAAAAACTATTGGGAGAACCACATTCCAGAAAGTTTGAAGAATGTTATAGTAAGAAAGGGGATCCACTTAAGAAGTTTAAGGAATTTGCCTATAGAAGCAGAGGGATTAGAGGATGAGATGACTCTGAAAGAAGCCGTTGAGAAGCTCGTTGAAGAATGGAAAAAATCTACCCCCGATGTGATAATAAATGTTTGTACTACGGAATCATTTACTCCATTTGGAAACAAAGAGAAACTAATAAAAGCAATCGAAGACAATAATAAAGAAAGACTGACAGCCAGTCAAGTTTATGCATACGCTGCAGCCCTCTATGCAAAGGAAGTTGGAGGTGCAGCCTTCGTAAATGCAATCCCAACATTAATAGCAAATGACCCTGCTTTTGTAGAACTCGCTAAAGAGAATAATCTGGTCATATTTGGGGATGATGGTGCAACTGGAGCAACCCCATTAACAGCAGATATTTTATCACACCTAGCTCAGAGAAATAGATATGTCAAAGATATCGCCCAATTTAATATTGGAGGGAACGCAGATTTCTTAGCTCTAACAGACAAAGAGAGGAATAAGAGTAAGGAGTTCACTAAATCAAGTGTTGTTAAGGAGCTTCTTGGATATGATGCTCCCCACTACATTAAGCCCACCGGCTTTTTGGAACCACTAGGGGATAAGAAGTTCATAGCAATGCACATAGAATATGTGAGTTTCAACGGAGCCGTTGACGAACTTATAATAAACGGAAGAATCAATGACAGCCCTGCCCTAGCGGGCCTTTTAGTGGATCTAGCTAGATTAGGAAAAATAGCCGTTGACAAAAAGGAATTCGGCACTATTTACGAAGTAAACGCATTCTACATGAAAAATCCAGGTCCAGTTGAAAAGCCCAATATACCAAGAATCATTGCTTATGAAAAAATGAGAATGTGGGCAGGATTAAAGCCAAAATGGTTTTAA
- a CDS encoding alanyl-tRNA editing protein: MTVKLFYSDPYLREVRAKVEKVEVKDSKVRLKLDRTIFYPEGGGQPGDIGIIKGDGFRVEVEKVEGKEDIWHEGKVKGRIPEVGEEVELELDWEWRYENMRQHTGQHILSAILKKMYNSDTTGFQIFPEYNKIEINFDEELTWEHILAAEFEANEVVWDNLPVEVEEYEELPEEVHNALRKDLSKNVQGKIRLVKIPNIDLIPCGGTHVKNTGEVGFIKVLNFYKKTKNIWRIEFACGYRALIYLDKLLEDYWRSLNEMSNKNRPLLERMQEFKQLLEELEGEKDQLRKELWEWKSKALLQEAEEINGIKIISFLDTWEMKDAQAFIVYFIEKNPKTVVLIVGSNYLLFAKNKNIERISMNELMREVLNEVGGGGGGSEILARGGGFKRSPEEVIEIAKKFLKEKIKED, from the coding sequence ATGACAGTTAAGTTATTTTATAGTGATCCATATTTAAGGGAAGTAAGGGCAAAAGTTGAGAAAGTTGAGGTTAAGGATAGTAAAGTGAGATTAAAGCTCGATAGGACTATTTTCTATCCCGAGGGTGGGGGTCAGCCTGGTGATATTGGTATCATAAAAGGAGATGGATTTAGAGTTGAAGTTGAAAAAGTAGAAGGAAAAGAAGATATCTGGCATGAAGGCAAAGTCAAGGGAAGAATACCAGAAGTAGGGGAAGAAGTCGAACTTGAGCTTGATTGGGAGTGGAGATATGAGAATATGAGGCAGCATACAGGCCAGCACATCCTTTCTGCAATTCTGAAGAAAATGTATAATAGCGATACAACTGGATTTCAGATATTTCCTGAGTATAATAAGATAGAAATAAACTTTGATGAGGAGTTGACATGGGAACATATACTTGCAGCAGAGTTTGAGGCAAATGAAGTTGTTTGGGATAACTTGCCAGTTGAAGTTGAGGAATATGAAGAATTACCGGAAGAGGTTCATAATGCCCTTAGAAAAGACCTCTCAAAAAATGTACAAGGAAAAATACGACTAGTAAAAATCCCAAATATTGACTTAATTCCCTGTGGTGGAACTCATGTAAAAAACACTGGAGAAGTAGGTTTCATAAAGGTTCTCAACTTTTATAAAAAAACTAAGAATATTTGGCGTATAGAGTTTGCATGCGGGTATAGAGCATTAATATACTTAGATAAACTTTTGGAGGATTACTGGAGGAGTTTAAATGAGATGTCAAATAAAAACCGACCTCTGCTTGAGAGAATGCAGGAATTCAAACAGCTATTAGAGGAACTTGAAGGTGAGAAGGATCAGCTGAGGAAAGAATTATGGGAATGGAAAAGCAAAGCTTTGTTACAAGAGGCCGAAGAAATAAATGGAATTAAAATTATATCATTCTTAGATACCTGGGAGATGAAAGACGCTCAAGCATTCATTGTTTACTTTATTGAAAAGAATCCGAAGACGGTGGTACTCATTGTGGGCAGTAATTACTTACTCTTCGCTAAAAATAAGAACATTGAAAGAATTTCAATGAATGAACTTATGAGAGAGGTGTTGAATGAAGTTGGTGGTGGTGGAGGTGGAAGTGAGATCTTAGCAAGAGGTGGAGGATTTAAAAGAAGTCCTGAGGAGGTTATTGAAATAGCAAAGAAATTTTTAAAAGAGAAAATTAAGGAAGATTAA
- a CDS encoding V-type ATP synthase subunit D has product MTRILKVKPTRMELLRLKRRIKLAEKGHKILKEKQDALIMEFFTIYDEALALRREVNQKIAEAFEQLRLAEIDVGIVKLSEIALSVKSNKEIKIKRRNIMGVPVPLIEAEGFRRDPYERGYAFVSTSPKVDVTAETFEEVLELVTRLAEIEETLKRLAKEIEKTKRRVNALEYIIIPRMAETVKYISQHLDEMERENFFRLKRVKALLEAKAQG; this is encoded by the coding sequence TACTTAGATTAAAGAGGAGGATAAAATTAGCAGAAAAAGGTCACAAAATATTAAAAGAAAAGCAAGATGCCCTTATAATGGAGTTTTTCACGATTTATGATGAGGCACTGGCATTAAGGAGAGAGGTAAATCAAAAAATAGCAGAAGCATTTGAGCAACTTAGGTTGGCCGAGATAGATGTAGGTATTGTGAAATTGAGTGAAATTGCCCTAAGTGTTAAGTCCAATAAAGAGATAAAAATAAAGAGAAGGAATATTATGGGAGTGCCAGTCCCACTTATCGAGGCAGAAGGATTTAGAAGAGACCCCTATGAAAGAGGGTATGCGTTTGTTTCAACTTCTCCTAAAGTGGATGTTACAGCAGAAACATTTGAAGAAGTTCTGGAATTAGTTACACGTTTGGCAGAAATTGAAGAAACTCTAAAAAGGCTTGCAAAAGAGATAGAAAAAACCAAAAGAAGAGTAAACGCCTTGGAATATATTATTATACCTCGGATGGCAGAAACTGTAAAATATATTAGTCAGCATTTAGATGAGATGGAAAGGGAAAACTTCTTCAGGTTAAAGAGAGTTAAAGCTCTTCTCGAGGCCAAGGCCCAAGGTTAG